A genomic region of Aeropyrum pernix K1 contains the following coding sequences:
- a CDS encoding archaellin/type IV pilin N-terminal domain-containing protein, producing the protein MRRRRGIVGIEAAIVLIAFVIVAAALAFVALNMGLFTTQKSKEVMQRGLEEATSALEVDGSVIANVTSGSVDAIAIPIKVSPGREGVDMSVDKTTVRVMLPSKFYENAYCGVFDGSSLSDSKLSTITSSIACTTGWAYLVIFNGDGDNVLELGEKGLLVLELPTPLNSYEEFKVEVRPVQGAALTVERIVPASLPTGGAVSLG; encoded by the coding sequence ATGAGGCGGCGAAGGGGTATTGTGGGTATTGAGGCGGCGATAGTTCTGATAGCTTTCGTGATAGTGGCTGCGGCGCTGGCGTTCGTCGCCCTCAACATGGGTCTGTTCACAACCCAGAAGAGCAAGGAGGTCATGCAGAGGGGTCTTGAGGAGGCTACCTCTGCCCTGGAGGTCGACGGCAGCGTAATAGCCAACGTAACATCGGGAAGTGTGGACGCTATAGCTATACCCATCAAGGTGTCTCCAGGGAGGGAAGGTGTTGATATGTCTGTGGACAAGACTACTGTCAGAGTCATGTTGCCATCGAAATTCTACGAGAATGCCTATTGTGGAGTATTCGATGGGAGCAGTCTCTCAGACAGCAAGCTCTCCACTATAACAAGCAGTATAGCTTGTACTACAGGCTGGGCGTACCTAGTAATTTTCAATGGCGATGGCGACAATGTGCTGGAGCTTGGCGAGAAAGGGCTTCTAGTCCTGGAACTTCCAACACCCCTTAACAGCTATGAGGAGTTTAAAGTAGAGGTCAGGCCAGTACAGGGAGCTGCCCTAACCGTAGAGAGGATAGTTCCTGCATCTCTACCAACGGGCGGTGCTGTAAGCCTTGGCTAG
- a CDS encoding archaellin/type IV pilin N-terminal domain-containing protein translates to MRRRRGIVGIEAAIVLIAFVIVAAALAFVALNMGLFTTQKSKEVMQRGLEEATSALEVDGSVIARAIDADTTTGSYNIVVDALAVPLKISPGREGIDLDPSKLTVRLLLPNGFYENVYCGYASGSAGEDFEAVLSNAPTGCEPYTTSPGPFVATDAYVYVINGDGDSVLELGEKGLLIIRLDSDTTATIDVDYLEPYDKIMIELRAVSGASLTLERVIPPTLPPLDSTSDATTGTTTYAVAPVDLG, encoded by the coding sequence GTGAGGCGGCGAAGGGGTATTGTGGGTATTGAGGCGGCGATAGTTCTGATAGCTTTCGTGATAGTGGCTGCGGCGCTGGCGTTCGTCGCCCTCAACATGGGTCTGTTCACAACCCAGAAGAGCAAGGAGGTCATGCAGAGGGGTCTTGAGGAGGCTACCTCTGCCCTGGAGGTCGACGGCAGCGTAATAGCCCGGGCAATAGATGCAGACACTACTACAGGCAGCTACAACATAGTCGTCGATGCTCTAGCAGTACCTCTAAAAATATCTCCTGGCAGAGAGGGAATAGACCTCGATCCTAGCAAGCTAACGGTGAGGTTACTACTCCCCAACGGCTTCTACGAGAACGTGTACTGCGGCTACGCAAGTGGATCTGCTGGAGAAGACTTCGAGGCTGTACTCAGCAACGCGCCCACAGGATGTGAACCCTACACCACTTCACCAGGCCCATTCGTAGCAACCGATGCATACGTGTACGTAATAAACGGAGACGGTGATAGCGTGCTAGAGCTTGGCGAGAAAGGACTTCTGATAATACGGTTAGACAGCGATACCACAGCAACAATAGATGTCGATTATCTGGAACCGTATGACAAGATAATGATAGAGCTCAGAGCGGTCTCGGGAGCTAGCCTAACACTAGAGAGGGTCATACCGCCTACGCTACCGCCACTAGACTCTACTTCTGATGCGACGACTGGAACAACAACCTATGCAGTAGCCCCTGTAGATCTAGGGTAG
- a CDS encoding ABC transporter ATP-binding protein, whose translation MDTVLEARGVVKKYRGQPVLDRVDLEVGRGEAVGLVGPNGAGKTTLIKVSLGLARRDGGRVLLNGLDPWREPRAREGVGVVFERPNLPSSMPVVEFLESAAAIIGSSPSRVDWAIRAAGLEGHEWKTFPQLSAGLKQRAAIAHALLGEPRFLVADEPTSNLDPLERREVLRLLARLNREHGLSLLVSSHVIVELLRVATRIYVLAGGRLAAEGSPEDLFRRAGLARLRTSNPSLAAELLRSLGFEAREDGLGVVVRVDGPLHRFYEALARLGREGVEVLGVDLVEPGVEEAMAG comes from the coding sequence TTGGACACCGTTCTCGAGGCTAGAGGTGTTGTGAAGAAGTATAGAGGCCAGCCGGTGCTCGACCGTGTCGACCTCGAGGTGGGCCGCGGGGAGGCCGTGGGCCTCGTAGGTCCCAACGGGGCCGGGAAGACCACTCTGATAAAGGTCTCTCTAGGCCTCGCTAGGAGGGACGGGGGGAGAGTGCTTCTCAACGGGCTGGACCCGTGGCGGGAGCCCAGGGCTAGGGAGGGCGTGGGCGTCGTCTTCGAGAGGCCCAACCTGCCCTCATCGATGCCTGTGGTGGAGTTCCTCGAGTCTGCGGCGGCGATCATCGGCTCCAGCCCCTCCAGGGTTGACTGGGCTATAAGGGCAGCCGGGCTCGAGGGCCACGAGTGGAAGACCTTCCCGCAGCTGAGCGCGGGGCTGAAGCAGAGGGCGGCGATAGCCCACGCGCTCCTAGGGGAGCCCAGGTTCCTGGTGGCGGACGAGCCCACCTCGAACCTAGACCCCCTGGAGAGGAGGGAGGTCCTCAGGCTGCTCGCCAGGCTCAACAGGGAGCATGGTCTATCCCTCCTCGTCTCAAGCCACGTCATAGTAGAGCTGCTGAGGGTCGCCACCAGGATATACGTGCTGGCGGGCGGCAGGCTCGCGGCCGAGGGGAGCCCGGAGGACCTCTTCAGGAGGGCCGGGCTCGCCAGGCTGAGGACCTCAAACCCCAGCCTCGCCGCCGAGCTCCTCAGGAGCCTCGGGTTCGAGGCCAGGGAGGACGGGCTGGGAGTCGTAGTCAGGGTCGACGGCCCGCTCCACAGATTCTACGAGGCCCTCGCCAGGCTGGGGAGAGAGGGCGTTGAGGTCCTCGGCGTGGACCTAGTAGAGCCCGGTGTAGAGGAGGCGATGGCGGGGTGA
- a CDS encoding MFS transporter, giving the protein MALPGLGGRGSLLLALAGFAGLMDTAFLLGVVAAYAEHLGASKAEAGFIAGLYSMAAIPASIAAGIVVDKVGRKKALIAGLAWDTLAVTLYTTASTPGELALYRGLHAIGGSLVYPAFFSIVGDTSRRGGEGYAAGRYLAVIGAGVALGSAAGGRAVEMLGFQNALRLLSLILAIGTAAAVALPYRDSGIARRAGVARGLMASRLKVLGAAATMASLYLGFGILVGGLSTALTGEGVVEGEEEASALAGLSIGVASIASLPAFLLSGRLIDAGRGALALAAASASALAGAAALAQSPSHPGVLVFAALYGPLIGAGMTLSTYLAITVPPWSRGTSIAIQQVSNILGVAVGAPLGGVLSGAMGLEGIALGIAGSTLLLAALSILSLKMVGAGSPG; this is encoded by the coding sequence TTGGCGCTGCCCGGGCTGGGGGGAAGGGGTAGCCTCCTCCTCGCCTTAGCAGGCTTCGCAGGACTAATGGACACGGCGTTCCTCCTAGGGGTTGTGGCAGCGTACGCAGAGCACCTCGGCGCGTCGAAGGCTGAGGCCGGCTTCATAGCCGGCCTCTACAGCATGGCCGCCATACCAGCCAGCATAGCGGCGGGGATTGTCGTGGATAAGGTGGGGAGGAAGAAGGCCCTCATAGCCGGCCTCGCCTGGGACACCCTAGCGGTAACGCTATACACCACAGCCTCAACACCGGGAGAGCTAGCCCTCTACAGGGGCCTCCACGCCATCGGGGGCAGCCTAGTCTACCCCGCCTTCTTCTCCATAGTTGGCGACACGAGCAGGAGGGGTGGCGAGGGCTACGCCGCAGGCCGCTACCTAGCGGTAATAGGCGCCGGGGTGGCCCTAGGCTCGGCGGCTGGGGGCAGGGCCGTCGAGATGTTGGGCTTCCAGAACGCCCTAAGGCTCCTCTCCCTAATACTAGCCATCGGCACGGCAGCCGCCGTGGCGCTACCCTACAGGGACTCGGGCATCGCCAGGAGGGCTGGAGTGGCGAGGGGTCTCATGGCCTCCAGGCTCAAGGTCTTAGGCGCCGCGGCAACCATGGCCAGCCTATACCTGGGGTTCGGCATACTTGTGGGCGGGCTATCGACAGCCCTGACGGGGGAGGGTGTTGTGGAGGGTGAGGAGGAAGCCTCTGCACTGGCGGGCCTCTCCATAGGGGTAGCCTCGATAGCGTCACTGCCAGCCTTCCTCCTCTCGGGCAGGCTTATAGACGCTGGGCGCGGCGCCCTAGCCTTGGCAGCCGCTTCAGCCTCGGCCCTCGCGGGCGCCGCAGCACTAGCCCAGAGCCCATCTCACCCCGGGGTCCTGGTGTTCGCGGCCCTCTACGGCCCGCTTATAGGGGCTGGAATGACTCTAAGCACCTACCTAGCCATAACGGTCCCCCCATGGTCCCGGGGGACCTCTATAGCCATACAGCAGGTCAGCAACATACTGGGAGTCGCGGTGGGAGCACCCCTCGGGGGAGTGCTAAGCGGGGCCATGGGGCTGGAGGGGATAGCGCTGGGGATCGCCGGGAGCACCCTACTCCTGGCGGCCCTCTCAATACTCTCCCTCAAAATGGTTGGGGCAGGGTCTCCAGGATAA
- a CDS encoding M20/M25/M40 family metallo-hydrolase, with protein sequence MAGVVEFLSSLVEVESVNDPSAGRLVGVGEAEEVRRAVREHAGLDMELVENEGVPILLYMAGSGRPVTLFMAHFDVVPPGPGWRVTEPFKPVVKGGRLYGRGAADDKSNVAAISLALSGFEPGRGTVIIAFTGDEEIGGERGAGWLAGRLRSEGLWPDYVVNGDGSMGAVITRRRNVFNAIVRVRAERADAEGVSRRVMRLGLEVRGRPTRHAAYFIPGVDSHPLLTAAALVREAGLLASSLSGEWVKSNVLPASVELEALEPGGGGHGVYDPGLTALLKSLIPLSRITPGRLLYSDYGVTATPNVYRLAEGWHEVIVDVRAMTGDPAAVDEAVARSLEESLGSRVEWEYRVTGGGGYLYTPSSAELVKLALRVNQSLGLPGEPREAAGASDSRYFSPRGSQAIDYGPLGGNVHGPDEYVEIRQLEAAVEFYRRVAEALHG encoded by the coding sequence GTGGCTGGTGTAGTGGAGTTTCTTTCTAGTCTAGTTGAGGTTGAGAGTGTAAACGACCCTTCCGCTGGTAGGCTGGTTGGTGTTGGCGAGGCCGAGGAGGTTAGGCGTGCTGTGAGGGAGCATGCAGGGCTTGACATGGAGCTTGTGGAGAATGAGGGCGTGCCCATACTCCTCTACATGGCGGGCTCGGGGAGGCCTGTAACCCTCTTCATGGCCCACTTCGACGTGGTCCCCCCGGGGCCAGGGTGGAGGGTTACCGAGCCTTTCAAGCCCGTGGTTAAGGGTGGCAGGCTCTACGGCAGGGGCGCTGCTGACGATAAGTCCAACGTGGCCGCCATATCCCTCGCCCTCTCCGGCTTCGAGCCCGGCCGCGGGACTGTCATCATAGCTTTCACAGGGGATGAGGAGATAGGCGGGGAGAGGGGTGCTGGGTGGCTGGCGGGGAGGCTCAGGTCTGAGGGTTTGTGGCCTGACTATGTTGTCAATGGCGACGGGAGCATGGGGGCGGTGATAACTAGGAGGAGGAACGTTTTCAACGCCATAGTAAGGGTTAGGGCTGAGAGGGCTGACGCCGAGGGTGTTTCGAGGCGTGTTATGAGGCTGGGTCTGGAGGTGAGGGGGAGGCCGACGAGGCACGCAGCCTACTTCATACCCGGCGTCGACAGCCACCCCCTACTAACCGCGGCCGCCCTGGTCAGGGAGGCCGGCCTGCTCGCCTCAAGCCTCAGCGGCGAGTGGGTGAAGAGCAACGTCCTCCCCGCTAGCGTCGAGCTAGAGGCCCTAGAGCCCGGGGGCGGAGGGCATGGTGTCTACGACCCCGGCCTAACAGCCCTGCTGAAAAGCCTCATACCACTCTCCCGCATAACCCCAGGCAGGCTCCTCTACAGCGACTACGGCGTCACCGCCACACCCAACGTCTACAGGCTTGCGGAGGGCTGGCATGAGGTTATTGTCGACGTCAGGGCCATGACCGGGGACCCGGCTGCTGTCGACGAGGCAGTGGCCAGAAGCCTAGAGGAGAGCCTCGGCTCCCGTGTGGAGTGGGAGTACAGGGTTACCGGGGGAGGGGGCTACCTCTACACCCCCAGCAGTGCAGAGCTGGTCAAGCTCGCCCTAAGGGTGAACCAGTCCCTAGGCCTCCCCGGGGAGCCCCGGGAGGCGGCCGGGGCCAGCGACAGCAGGTACTTCAGCCCGAGGGGCTCCCAGGCCATAGACTATGGACCCCTCGGGGGGAACGTGCACGGCCCCGACGAGTACGTCGAGATAAGGCAGCTGGAGGCCGCTGTAGAGTTCTACAGGCGAGTTGCAGAGGCGCTCCACGGCTAG
- a CDS encoding ABC transporter permease, with product MRLWAVKAILWKELLDLSRDYKTLAYVVVLPLVALPGLAIFSGGLYSAQSMDVYIVDEDGSEISSLFAEGLAEYLESGLPGVAVNVEILSGVEGFDTPFGSIAVVIPEGFSRGLEDLDGRVSIRLVVTPGSPLAGQVASLVEGYASLFEEAVVESRVSRLAEAAGVEVDVERLLDPLEVEREYIGFGGGAAGARGEAVAMSARVVAFSLFFVVNPAIVFVSDSIVGERERRTLEKLLLTGASRLEILVGKVAAAAALGLAAAAADSLALVAFFTLSGFSLLLSPLLVASWAASSALLVILTAGITAFISARSETIRSAQSGSFIVLMVALAIYFSALVVDYSRLPAWLSILLQAIPFTHASLAVIKASVGDLAATTIHMAVLTGFTALFIAAAAREFSSERIILLR from the coding sequence TTGAGGCTCTGGGCTGTCAAGGCTATACTCTGGAAGGAGCTGCTAGACCTATCCAGGGACTACAAGACCCTGGCGTACGTGGTGGTCCTCCCCCTGGTGGCCCTCCCGGGGCTCGCAATCTTCTCGGGGGGCCTCTATTCGGCCCAGTCTATGGACGTCTACATTGTAGACGAGGACGGCTCTGAGATCTCTAGCCTCTTCGCGGAGGGGCTGGCGGAGTATCTGGAGAGTGGTTTGCCGGGCGTGGCTGTTAATGTGGAGATTCTGAGTGGTGTGGAGGGCTTTGACACTCCCTTTGGTTCTATAGCAGTTGTGATCCCGGAAGGCTTCTCCAGGGGGCTCGAGGACCTCGATGGGAGGGTGTCTATAAGGCTGGTAGTTACCCCGGGCAGCCCCCTTGCAGGCCAGGTGGCATCTCTTGTAGAGGGCTATGCTTCCCTGTTCGAGGAGGCGGTTGTGGAGAGTAGGGTTTCCAGGCTTGCAGAGGCTGCTGGTGTAGAGGTTGATGTGGAGAGGCTCCTGGACCCGCTGGAGGTTGAGAGGGAGTACATAGGGTTTGGGGGAGGCGCCGCGGGCGCCCGGGGGGAGGCGGTTGCTATGAGCGCTAGGGTTGTGGCCTTCAGCCTCTTCTTCGTGGTTAACCCCGCCATAGTCTTCGTCTCCGACTCTATAGTCGGGGAGAGGGAGAGGAGGACTCTGGAGAAGCTGCTGCTGACTGGTGCTTCGAGGCTTGAGATACTTGTGGGCAAGGTCGCCGCAGCCGCCGCTCTTGGCCTGGCGGCGGCTGCGGCCGACAGCCTGGCGCTAGTCGCTTTCTTCACCCTCTCGGGCTTCAGCCTGCTTCTGAGCCCTCTTCTTGTGGCATCATGGGCTGCCTCCTCAGCCCTCCTAGTCATACTGACGGCGGGTATCACGGCCTTCATAAGCGCCAGGAGCGAGACCATAAGGTCGGCGCAGAGCGGCTCGTTTATTGTGCTAATGGTAGCCCTGGCCATATATTTTTCAGCCCTAGTAGTCGACTATTCGCGCCTTCCAGCCTGGCTCTCAATACTGCTTCAGGCAATACCCTTTACCCACGCAAGCCTTGCCGTCATAAAAGCCTCTGTAGGCGACCTCGCAGCCACGACAATCCACATGGCCGTGTTAACCGGCTTCACAGCCCTCTTCATAGCAGCGGCCGCACGGGAGTTCTCGAGCGAAAGGATAATACTCCTCAGATAG
- a CDS encoding ABC transporter ATP-binding protein, which yields MDKNSCACLEGGYAACLCGVAKSVKGRPVLRGVSLSVKFGEIHVLAGLNGAGKTTSLRVLVGLLSRDSGEARVLGVDPWGGGFERVKGEVGYLPEDASVYERLTGMENILFYARLYSGWRDVEELVENAVFYSGLSREDLARRAGGYSKGMKRRLLLGITLMSKPRLVVLDEPTSGVDPIASNRIKKILRGLSREGRAILVTTHDLALAEEIADRVTIIHGGSTVASGPPYRLVEEYCGETLEDAFVNIVTGGGC from the coding sequence GTGGACAAGAATAGTTGCGCCTGTCTAGAGGGCGGCTATGCTGCCTGCCTCTGCGGTGTTGCTAAGAGTGTTAAGGGGAGGCCTGTTCTCAGGGGCGTTTCGCTTTCCGTAAAATTTGGCGAGATCCATGTTCTCGCGGGCCTTAACGGCGCTGGGAAGACGACGAGCCTGAGGGTGCTGGTGGGCCTTCTATCCCGTGACTCCGGTGAGGCGAGGGTGCTGGGTGTTGACCCTTGGGGCGGGGGGTTTGAGCGTGTAAAGGGTGAGGTGGGCTATCTGCCGGAGGACGCTTCGGTTTATGAGAGGCTGACTGGCATGGAGAACATACTCTTCTACGCGAGGCTCTACTCGGGCTGGCGTGATGTGGAGGAGCTTGTGGAGAACGCGGTGTTTTACAGCGGCCTCTCGCGAGAGGACCTGGCTAGGCGGGCCGGGGGGTATAGTAAGGGTATGAAGCGGAGGCTACTGCTCGGCATAACACTCATGTCAAAGCCCAGGCTTGTTGTGCTGGACGAGCCCACCTCGGGCGTGGATCCGATAGCGTCTAACAGGATAAAGAAGATTCTGAGGGGCCTCTCGCGAGAGGGCAGGGCCATACTTGTCACCACCCACGACCTGGCGCTGGCCGAGGAGATTGCGGATAGGGTGACTATAATCCACGGCGGCTCAACCGTCGCCAGCGGCCCTCCATACAGGCTTGTGGAAGAGTATTGTGGTGAAACGTTGGAGGACGCTTTCGTTAACATAGTGACGGGGGGCGGCTGTTGA
- a CDS encoding phosphopantothenate/pantothenate synthetase, giving the protein MHGGFDIPRSHPRYESLVAREKLVEMFEKGVVVPQGLIAHGRGECFDYLLGEKSHDFALEAERVAAAYLLLSKRPVISVNGNYAALAAGEIARLSEALGGRAVVEVNIFYRTEERVRRIHEVLASAGVKGLLPPDCEKTRVPGLESPRGIVCVEGIASADFVLLAIEDGDRTEALVKWGKRVAAIDLNPFSRTAQKASVTIVDEAVRATRNITRFVDELSGASEEELRSIVAGYSNRETLSRAFKAILDRLSSAADSGVLTQ; this is encoded by the coding sequence TTGCACGGTGGCTTCGACATACCCAGGAGCCACCCACGGTACGAGTCTCTCGTCGCTAGGGAGAAGCTTGTTGAGATGTTTGAGAAGGGTGTGGTTGTGCCTCAGGGGCTTATAGCCCACGGGAGGGGGGAGTGTTTCGACTATCTGTTGGGAGAGAAGAGCCATGACTTCGCCCTGGAGGCTGAGAGGGTTGCTGCAGCATACCTCCTCCTGTCGAAGAGGCCGGTTATCTCTGTAAACGGGAACTATGCCGCCCTCGCGGCGGGGGAGATAGCGAGGCTGTCCGAAGCCCTAGGGGGTAGGGCGGTGGTCGAGGTTAACATATTCTACAGGACTGAGGAGAGGGTTAGGAGGATTCACGAGGTCCTCGCTTCCGCCGGCGTTAAGGGCCTTCTGCCTCCCGACTGCGAGAAAACGAGGGTGCCCGGCTTGGAGAGTCCTCGCGGCATAGTGTGTGTGGAGGGTATAGCTTCTGCGGACTTCGTCCTGCTGGCTATAGAGGATGGCGATAGGACCGAGGCCCTGGTTAAGTGGGGGAAGAGGGTTGCCGCTATAGATCTAAACCCGTTCAGCCGGACGGCGCAGAAGGCTAGCGTGACGATAGTGGATGAGGCTGTCAGGGCTACTAGGAATATTACCAGGTTTGTGGACGAGCTTTCGGGGGCTAGCGAGGAGGAGCTTAGGAGTATTGTGGCAGGGTATAGCAATAGGGAGACGCTCTCGAGGGCTTTCAAGGCGATACTAGACAGGCTCTCTAGCGCCGCCGATTCTGGCGTCCTCACCCAGTAG
- a CDS encoding pantoate kinase encodes MARCLSTPHHITALFRPVPGPGPGYSGSIGVGLAVEPRARFCPGLDGWEPGYDLPQFNEAAELLGSRPGGRLVYPLPPGRGYAVSAASAILGALAAAMERGAGVFRAYRAAHEVEVRRSTGLGDVASIACGVGLVLRYSPGPPGEALVDCIPTPPGLYIIAGEAGSMDTSRLIEMYSSQRFVDEVSRSLSRIFREPSLDRFFEEAERVTRLLSLDSRLVGVEAHRILSGVGDVYGYYVKKRVLVVAAGEGSVGEIVGRMAGAGLDVRLLKPSTGPPRLE; translated from the coding sequence GTGGCGCGATGTCTATCAACTCCACACCATATAACGGCCCTGTTTAGGCCGGTTCCCGGGCCTGGCCCGGGGTACAGCGGTAGTATTGGCGTTGGCCTAGCGGTAGAGCCTAGGGCAAGGTTCTGCCCTGGCCTGGACGGGTGGGAGCCCGGCTATGATCTCCCCCAGTTTAACGAGGCGGCGGAGCTCTTAGGCTCTAGGCCCGGCGGTCGGTTGGTCTACCCCCTGCCGCCTGGGCGGGGGTATGCAGTCAGCGCCGCCTCAGCGATACTGGGGGCTCTCGCCGCGGCCATGGAGAGGGGCGCGGGCGTGTTTAGGGCCTACAGGGCTGCACACGAGGTTGAGGTTAGAAGGTCTACGGGCTTGGGTGACGTTGCTTCTATAGCTTGCGGCGTGGGCCTTGTGCTCCGATACTCTCCGGGACCTCCGGGTGAGGCGTTGGTAGACTGCATACCGACACCCCCCGGCCTATATATAATAGCGGGTGAGGCCGGCTCTATGGATACCAGTAGGCTTATAGAAATGTATTCCAGCCAGAGGTTCGTGGATGAGGTTTCCAGGAGTCTTTCCAGGATATTCAGGGAGCCTAGCTTGGACAGGTTCTTCGAGGAGGCAGAGAGGGTGACGAGGCTGTTGAGCCTTGACTCGAGGCTCGTAGGCGTCGAGGCCCACAGAATATTGTCTGGGGTTGGCGACGTGTACGGTTACTACGTTAAGAAGAGGGTTCTGGTGGTGGCCGCGGGCGAGGGGTCTGTCGGTGAGATTGTAGGGAGGATGGCTGGTGCGGGCCTGGATGTGAGGCTTCTCAAGCCCTCCACAGGCCCCCCCAGGCTGGAGTAG
- the hxlB gene encoding 6-phospho-3-hexuloisomerase, with translation MQLNIYLRDSKLSHPVFKTMSEIALFIINSINEIDVGQVDRFVGELERVYREKRKVLVMGAGRSGLVGKAFAMRLLHLGFNSYVLGETIVPSVREGDLVVAISGSGRTKVIVTAAETAKQVGATVAAITTYPDSPLGRLSDIVVRVPGRTKSSKMDDYFARQILGIHEPLAPLGTLFEDTTMVFLDGVIYSLMTRLGIDEEYMRNMHANVEL, from the coding sequence GTGCAGCTGAACATCTACCTTAGAGACTCCAAGCTCTCCCACCCCGTGTTCAAGACTATGTCGGAGATAGCCCTCTTCATAATAAACTCTATAAATGAGATAGACGTGGGCCAGGTAGACCGTTTTGTAGGCGAGCTAGAGAGGGTCTACAGGGAGAAGCGTAAAGTCCTCGTTATGGGCGCCGGCAGAAGCGGCCTTGTAGGCAAGGCTTTCGCAATGCGCCTTCTCCACCTAGGCTTCAACTCCTACGTCCTCGGGGAAACCATAGTCCCCAGCGTCAGGGAGGGAGACCTGGTTGTGGCTATATCGGGCTCAGGGAGGACTAAGGTGATAGTTACTGCGGCCGAGACGGCTAAGCAGGTCGGAGCTACCGTGGCGGCCATAACCACATACCCCGACAGCCCCTTAGGGAGGCTTTCAGACATAGTAGTCAGGGTCCCGGGCCGGACTAAATCCAGCAAGATGGACGACTACTTCGCCCGCCAGATACTGGGTATCCATGAGCCCCTAGCACCTCTTGGAACCCTGTTCGAGGACACCACAATGGTCTTCCTCGACGGAGTAATATACTCCCTTATGACCAGGCTGGGAATCGACGAAGAGTATATGAGGAATATGCACGCCAACGTAGAGCTATGA
- a CDS encoding ZPR1 zinc finger domain-containing protein encodes MGGEASGGDILDRLLAESRKAPLRIAEVDNAVCPACGARAMKLSEYLYSVPYFNNIVISVGECRNCGYRYRDVRLAEATEPKKIVVAVRGEKQLRYLLAKSPLSAVYIPEMDLEMVPGVASVGFITTVEGILHRFHEVAQVACKEDVVEAEDLEKCRSVIRWLEEAIEGRRAFTLIICDFDGLSRVIGEHPYVAEEAIDERCQALKPGFME; translated from the coding sequence TTGGGCGGAGAAGCTAGCGGAGGCGACATTCTGGACAGGCTTCTGGCTGAGAGCAGGAAGGCTCCTCTGAGGATAGCTGAGGTCGATAACGCGGTTTGCCCGGCCTGCGGAGCACGTGCAATGAAACTCTCAGAGTATCTTTACAGCGTTCCCTACTTTAACAATATCGTTATAAGCGTGGGTGAGTGCAGGAACTGCGGCTATAGGTATAGGGATGTGCGTTTAGCCGAGGCGACAGAGCCTAAGAAGATTGTGGTAGCTGTAAGGGGGGAGAAGCAGCTTAGGTATCTCCTAGCGAAGTCGCCTCTATCAGCGGTATACATACCCGAGATGGACCTTGAGATGGTTCCCGGAGTTGCCAGTGTGGGTTTCATAACGACCGTGGAGGGGATACTCCATAGATTTCACGAGGTGGCTCAAGTGGCGTGTAAGGAGGATGTTGTCGAGGCTGAGGACCTGGAGAAGTGTAGGAGTGTTATAAGGTGGCTTGAGGAGGCTATAGAGGGTAGGCGTGCCTTCACACTCATTATCTGCGACTTTGACGGGCTAAGCAGGGTCATAGGGGAGCATCCCTACGTGGCTGAGGAGGCTATAGACGAGAGGTGCCAGGCCCTGAAGCCAGGGTTCATGGAGTAG
- the hsp20 gene encoding archaeal heat shock protein Hsp20, whose protein sequence is MSWFRRRRKSFFDLLEDIFREFEEEFRELEEEFEKLASRVQSRGEEFGKGPYIYGVRITIGPDGVPKVEEFGNIRMARGRPQIREEMEPLVDVIERDDEVWIVADIPGANKDKIKVRATEDKVVIKAENGKKYYKEVELPAKVDPKSAKASYRNGVLEIKLKKIKPAEEGTEVKVE, encoded by the coding sequence ATGAGCTGGTTCAGGAGGAGAAGGAAGAGCTTCTTCGATCTACTAGAGGATATATTCAGGGAGTTTGAGGAAGAGTTTAGAGAGCTGGAGGAGGAGTTCGAGAAGCTGGCCTCCAGAGTGCAGAGCAGGGGAGAGGAGTTCGGCAAAGGCCCGTACATATATGGGGTTAGGATAACAATAGGGCCCGACGGTGTTCCTAAAGTCGAGGAGTTCGGCAACATAAGGATGGCTAGGGGGAGGCCCCAGATTAGGGAGGAGATGGAGCCTCTGGTTGATGTAATCGAGCGTGACGATGAGGTATGGATCGTGGCCGATATACCCGGAGCCAATAAGGATAAGATAAAGGTTAGGGCTACAGAGGACAAAGTCGTGATAAAGGCGGAGAACGGGAAGAAATACTACAAGGAAGTAGAGCTGCCCGCAAAAGTTGATCCCAAGAGTGCGAAAGCATCGTACAGGAACGGTGTTCTAGAGATAAAGCTAAAGAAGATTAAGCCTGCCGAGGAAGGTACAGAAGTTAAGGTTGAGTAG